The Methanolacinia petrolearia DSM 11571 genome has a segment encoding these proteins:
- a CDS encoding Lrp/AsnC family transcriptional regulator, with the protein MLDKVDNAILNELAKDGRTSMADLGKKLNIAPSTVFKRIEKLKSSGIIQRFTIVVNPEYFKHSIIVFLSISVDPLEKPNIEQYLLRMDHILEVYETLEPNDFLAKVRVSEIAELKKDILIPLSELQGVREIKPILTVKKVKEQFWNIEEYDLHGY; encoded by the coding sequence ATGTTGGATAAAGTCGACAATGCCATATTAAATGAACTTGCCAAAGACGGCAGAACTTCAATGGCGGATTTGGGAAAAAAACTTAATATCGCCCCATCTACGGTTTTTAAAAGGATTGAGAAGTTAAAATCAAGCGGGATTATCCAGCGTTTCACAATTGTTGTTAATCCGGAATATTTCAAGCATTCGATTATTGTATTCCTGTCGATCTCAGTAGATCCACTTGAAAAACCGAACATCGAGCAGTATCTCCTGAGAATGGATCATATACTTGAAGTATACGAAACGCTGGAACCCAATGATTTTCTTGCAAAAGTCAGGGTGTCGGAGATTGCCGAACTCAAGAAAGATATTCTTATTCCGCTCAGTGAACTCCAGGGAGTTCGTGAGATTAAACCGATACTGACCGTGAAGAAGGTAAAAGAGCAATTCTGGAATATTGAGGAGTACGATCTACATGGATATTAG
- a CDS encoding DUF7521 family protein, translating to MDISVLNSCLAIITLVLGAALIIYMYQAYKLVKQQSILLLMYGVFTIIIGIVLPDIVGLFFQETFAWFWAEIFSRCLAIIGICVIIYSILRG from the coding sequence ATGGATATTAGTGTTCTAAACAGCTGCCTTGCAATAATCACTCTTGTGCTGGGTGCTGCCCTTATCATATATATGTACCAGGCTTACAAACTTGTAAAACAGCAGAGCATCCTTCTGTTGATGTATGGTGTATTTACAATTATAATCGGAATAGTCCTCCCGGATATTGTAGGGCTTTTCTTCCAGGAAACCTTTGCCTGGTTCTGGGCTGAGATCTTTTCAAGATGCCTCGCAATCATCGGCATATGTGTGATAATCTATTCCATCCTCAGAGGCTGA